In one window of Pseudooceanicola aestuarii DNA:
- a CDS encoding 2-hydroxyacid dehydrogenase has translation MPSQRLSVVVTRRLPERVEARLSELFDVTLGPDDRPMSRENLVQAVRNADILVPTLRDQIDQALLAQAGPQLKLIANYGAGVDHIDVATCRQRGILVSNTPDVVTEDTADMTMALILAVTRRIPEGLAQMQADDWEGWSPNAMLGGRIAGRRLGILGMGRIGRAVARRASAFGMQVHYHNRHRLRAEIEEEYQARYWESLDQMIARMDVVSVNCPHTPSTFHLLNARRLKLMKPDAVVVNTSRGEVIDENALTRMLRAGELAGAGLDVYQYGRDGNPRLRELKNVVLLPHMGSATREGRIEMGEKVIINIKTFADGHRPPDQVLTGMV, from the coding sequence ATGCCATCTCAACGTCTGAGTGTTGTCGTTACGCGACGCCTGCCTGAACGGGTCGAGGCGCGGCTGAGCGAGCTGTTCGACGTGACGCTGGGGCCGGATGACCGCCCCATGTCGCGCGAGAACCTGGTCCAGGCCGTGCGCAATGCGGATATATTGGTGCCCACGCTGCGTGACCAGATCGATCAGGCGCTGTTGGCGCAGGCCGGTCCGCAGCTGAAGCTGATCGCGAATTACGGCGCGGGGGTCGATCATATCGACGTTGCGACATGTCGCCAACGCGGCATCCTGGTATCGAACACGCCCGACGTTGTGACAGAGGATACCGCCGACATGACCATGGCGCTGATTCTCGCGGTGACGCGCCGCATTCCCGAAGGTCTGGCCCAGATGCAGGCCGACGATTGGGAGGGCTGGTCCCCCAATGCCATGCTGGGCGGGCGCATTGCCGGGCGGCGGCTGGGCATTCTGGGCATGGGCCGGATCGGGCGGGCCGTGGCGCGCCGGGCCAGTGCCTTTGGCATGCAGGTGCATTACCACAACCGCCATCGCCTGCGCGCCGAGATCGAGGAAGAATACCAGGCCCGCTACTGGGAATCGCTGGATCAGATGATCGCGCGGATGGACGTCGTGTCGGTCAATTGTCCGCATACACCGTCGACCTTCCACCTGCTGAACGCGCGGCGACTGAAGCTGATGAAGCCCGACGCGGTGGTGGTGAACACCTCCCGCGGGGAGGTCATCGACGAGAACGCCCTGACCCGGATGTTGCGCGCCGGTGAACTGGCGGGCGCGGGTCTGGACGTCTACCAATACGGGCGCGACGGCAATCCCCGCCTGAGGGAGTTGAAGAACGTCGTTCTGCTGCCGCATATGGGGTCTGCCACCCGCGAGGGCCGGATCGAGATGGGGGAAAAGGTGATCATCAACATCAAGACCTTCGCCGATGGCCACAGGCCGCCGGATCAGGTCTTGACCGGCATGGTATGA
- a CDS encoding SH3 domain-containing protein, producing the protein MSHPMLSAVALMLMFGTATLAATDDSATSIEPAAAPPAGVALAVAASAAPTPKARNIARTRGPVTGLPLPRYVSMKASKANVRRGPSLTHRIDWVFVRRDMPLQIVAEHGHWRRVRDRDGMGGWVHYSLLSGTRTAIVTSQQADLQFRPDSKAPVTARLETGVVARLGECVARWCRLTAGGYRGWTPKEALWGVGAEELRD; encoded by the coding sequence ATGAGCCACCCGATGCTGAGCGCCGTGGCGCTGATGCTGATGTTCGGTACCGCGACCCTTGCCGCGACCGACGACAGCGCGACCTCCATAGAGCCCGCCGCCGCCCCGCCGGCTGGCGTTGCGCTGGCGGTGGCCGCATCCGCCGCCCCCACGCCCAAGGCCCGCAACATCGCCCGCACCCGCGGCCCGGTGACCGGCCTGCCGCTGCCGCGCTATGTCTCGATGAAGGCCAGCAAGGCCAATGTCCGGCGCGGTCCCAGCCTGACCCACCGCATCGACTGGGTGTTCGTGCGCCGTGACATGCCGCTGCAAATCGTGGCCGAGCATGGCCATTGGCGCCGCGTCCGCGACCGGGACGGCATGGGCGGCTGGGTGCATTACTCGTTGCTGTCGGGCACCCGCACGGCGATCGTGACCTCGCAACAGGCGGATCTGCAATTCCGCCCGGATTCCAAGGCGCCGGTCACCGCGCGGCTGGAAACCGGTGTCGTCGCCCGGCTGGGTGAATGCGTGGCCCGATGGTGCCGCCTGACCGCCGGCGGCTATCGCGGCTGGACGCCCAAAGAGGCGCTTTGGGGCGTCGGGGCCGAGGAACTCCGCGACTGA
- a CDS encoding mechanosensitive ion channel family protein: MIFSLLRRTAPALLLALALILPALPLSAQDGSQPGGTITVADDATRDAAIASRIRAILAELDGYGDVTVAVSSGIVTLRGTTLDAATAAALTDLAARVEGVVAIRNEVAETTDVARRLDPAVGRMMDRLAQVIAYLPLFAIALLVAAAIVTVGVLLARMRQPWDRIAPNAFIADIYRQILRLVFVIAGVVIGLDILNATALLSTILGAAGIIGLAIGFAVRDTVENFIASLMLSVRQPFRPNDAVEINGDEGKVIRLTSRATILLSWDGNHIRIPNATVFKSRIVNYSRNAERRFVFDIGIAPDADLALAQRVAQRTLADLPFTVDRPAVDAWIDGIGDSTVTLRLAGWIDQRATGLLAARGEAIRLCMAALSQAGIAMPEPTYRLLTPGLTGAVADGLDVAQPETHARPAPQTTAPADVGDVDAHSEDELSAIIDAERRETADKDLLTRDAPTE, encoded by the coding sequence GTGATCTTTTCCCTTCTGCGCCGCACGGCGCCTGCCCTGCTGCTGGCGCTTGCGCTGATCCTGCCTGCCCTTCCCCTGTCCGCACAGGACGGCAGCCAGCCCGGTGGCACAATCACCGTAGCCGACGACGCCACGCGCGACGCCGCCATCGCCAGCCGCATCCGCGCCATCCTGGCCGAGCTGGACGGCTACGGCGATGTGACGGTCGCGGTGTCCTCCGGCATCGTGACGCTACGGGGCACCACGCTGGACGCCGCCACCGCCGCCGCGCTGACCGATCTGGCCGCACGGGTCGAAGGGGTGGTGGCCATCCGCAACGAGGTCGCCGAAACCACTGATGTGGCCCGCCGCCTGGACCCTGCGGTGGGTCGGATGATGGACCGGCTGGCGCAGGTCATCGCCTATCTGCCGCTGTTCGCCATCGCCCTGCTGGTGGCTGCGGCGATTGTCACGGTGGGGGTGTTGCTGGCCCGGATGCGACAGCCCTGGGACCGGATTGCGCCCAATGCCTTCATCGCCGACATCTACCGGCAGATCCTGCGGTTGGTCTTTGTCATCGCGGGGGTGGTGATCGGTCTCGATATCCTGAACGCCACGGCCCTGTTGTCCACCATCCTGGGCGCCGCCGGGATCATCGGGCTGGCCATCGGCTTTGCCGTGCGCGACACGGTGGAGAATTTCATCGCTTCCCTGATGCTGTCCGTGCGCCAGCCCTTTCGGCCCAATGACGCGGTGGAGATCAACGGCGACGAAGGCAAGGTGATCCGCCTGACCTCGCGCGCGACGATCCTGCTCAGCTGGGATGGCAACCATATCCGCATCCCCAACGCGACAGTGTTCAAAAGCCGCATCGTCAACTATTCCCGCAATGCGGAGCGGCGATTCGTCTTCGACATCGGCATCGCGCCGGACGCCGACCTGGCGCTGGCCCAGCGGGTCGCGCAACGGACGTTGGCCGACCTGCCGTTCACCGTTGATCGTCCGGCGGTGGATGCCTGGATCGACGGGATCGGCGACAGCACCGTGACACTGCGGCTGGCCGGTTGGATCGACCAGCGCGCCACCGGCCTTCTGGCCGCGCGCGGCGAGGCAATTCGCCTCTGCATGGCCGCATTGTCGCAGGCCGGGATCGCCATGCCGGAGCCGACCTACCGCCTGCTGACCCCCGGCTTGACCGGCGCGGTGGCCGACGGGCTGGACGTCGCGCAGCCCGAAACCCACGCCCGCCCTGCCCCGCAGACCACCGCACCCGCCGATGTCGGCGATGTCGATGCCCATTCCGAGGACGAGCTGTCCGCCATCATCGATGCGGAACGCCGCGAAACCGCCGACAAGGATCTGCTGACCCGCGACGCCCCCACCGAATAA
- a CDS encoding MFS transporter yields the protein MSKRLPMTVILFTVVVESMGIGLIFPVVPDLLREVMGSDLSEAAIWGGILISAFAAMQFLFGPVVGALSDAFGRRPVLLISLAVMVVNYTIMALAGSVWMLLVGRMIGGIAAATHATAMAYIADISRDTEKSANFGLFHAAFGAGFIVGPLLGGLLGDLGTRAPFWVAAAIAACNLVFVAVFLRETVTETLRRPFRWSRANPFGALRNLGRLPGMGALIGVYLLYHVATEVYPVIWAYFTQARFEWDVRLVGVSLAFYGLAHVAVQAGLIRPALRHLGESRTVIAGFAWDIGIYGLLVIITNGALALLLTPLAAVGGVTVPALQGVLSKSVPDNAQGELQGVLSSVTALAMILSPLAYTGVFRAFTADAAPVFLPGAPFALSVLLVIPAILLYLRARPRTAT from the coding sequence ATGTCGAAACGTCTTCCGATGACCGTCATTCTGTTCACCGTGGTTGTCGAATCCATGGGGATCGGCCTGATCTTTCCCGTGGTGCCCGATCTCCTGCGGGAGGTCATGGGCTCGGACCTGTCCGAAGCGGCAATCTGGGGCGGCATCCTGATCTCGGCCTTTGCGGCGATGCAGTTCCTCTTTGGCCCTGTGGTCGGAGCGCTGTCAGATGCCTTCGGACGGCGGCCGGTGCTGTTGATATCGCTGGCGGTGATGGTGGTGAATTACACGATCATGGCGCTGGCCGGATCGGTCTGGATGCTGCTGGTCGGGCGGATGATCGGCGGCATCGCGGCGGCGACCCATGCCACCGCCATGGCCTATATCGCCGATATCAGCAGAGACACCGAGAAATCCGCGAATTTCGGACTGTTTCACGCCGCGTTCGGCGCAGGCTTCATCGTCGGTCCGCTGCTGGGCGGTCTGCTGGGCGACCTGGGCACCCGCGCTCCGTTCTGGGTGGCCGCCGCCATCGCGGCCTGCAACCTGGTTTTCGTGGCGGTGTTCCTGCGCGAAACGGTGACGGAAACGCTGCGCCGCCCGTTCCGCTGGAGCCGGGCCAACCCGTTCGGGGCACTGCGCAATCTGGGCCGGTTGCCGGGGATGGGGGCGCTGATCGGGGTCTACCTGCTCTATCACGTCGCGACCGAGGTGTACCCGGTGATCTGGGCCTATTTCACCCAGGCGCGATTCGAATGGGACGTGCGGCTGGTGGGGGTGTCGTTGGCGTTTTACGGGCTGGCTCATGTGGCGGTGCAGGCAGGGCTGATCCGGCCGGCGCTGCGCCACCTGGGTGAATCGCGCACGGTCATCGCGGGCTTTGCCTGGGACATCGGGATCTACGGGCTTCTGGTGATCATCACCAACGGCGCGCTGGCACTGCTGCTGACGCCGCTGGCCGCGGTGGGAGGCGTGACCGTTCCGGCGCTTCAGGGGGTGCTGTCGAAATCCGTACCGGACAATGCCCAGGGCGAATTGCAAGGGGTGCTGTCGTCGGTCACCGCGTTGGCGATGATCCTGTCGCCGCTGGCCTATACCGGTGTTTTTCGCGCCTTCACCGCCGATGCCGCACCGGTTTTTCTGCCAGGGGCGCCCTTTGCCCTGTCGGTGCTGCTGGTCATCCCGGCGATCCTTCTCTACCTGCGGGCCCGCCCGCGGACAGCGACCTGA
- a CDS encoding alcohol dehydrogenase catalytic domain-containing protein translates to MQKIKAAVCHEFNAPLVIEELELRAPDMNEVEVEIEAVAVCHSDISFQQGGFGGPLPAVYGHEAAGTVTAVGDAVQGIAVGDSVCVTLINACGHCTTCQSGKPTICETPRDNLAQSPLRTADGTPVAQAMAAGAFAEKVVVDHSQICVIPDDVGKDVASLISCGVITGVGAAVFAAELQVGQDVVVIGAGGVGLNAIQGARIAGARRIVAVDVLEDKLQVARDFGATDTVLAEGKPWAEVKKILGRGADAVLVTVGVAEVYDKAPRYLAWGGRVIMVGMPHGDKVSSYSPLIMADAGQGIVGSKMGNMVIKRDIPWIVDMYRQGRLKLDELISGRWTLDQINEAIEDTKSGAARRNVIMMK, encoded by the coding sequence ATGCAGAAAATCAAGGCCGCCGTGTGCCACGAGTTCAACGCCCCCCTCGTGATCGAGGAGCTGGAGCTGCGCGCACCGGACATGAACGAAGTGGAAGTCGAGATCGAAGCGGTGGCGGTCTGCCATTCAGACATCTCCTTTCAGCAGGGCGGTTTCGGCGGTCCGCTGCCCGCCGTCTACGGGCACGAGGCCGCAGGGACGGTCACGGCGGTGGGCGACGCGGTTCAGGGGATCGCGGTGGGCGATTCCGTCTGCGTGACGCTGATCAACGCCTGCGGCCATTGCACCACCTGCCAATCCGGCAAACCGACGATCTGCGAGACCCCGCGCGATAATCTGGCGCAAAGCCCGCTGCGCACAGCCGATGGGACGCCGGTGGCGCAGGCCATGGCTGCCGGGGCGTTTGCCGAAAAGGTCGTGGTGGATCACAGCCAGATCTGCGTGATTCCCGATGATGTGGGCAAGGATGTCGCCTCTCTCATCTCTTGCGGGGTGATCACCGGGGTGGGCGCCGCCGTCTTTGCCGCCGAATTGCAGGTCGGGCAGGACGTGGTGGTCATCGGGGCGGGCGGCGTCGGGCTGAACGCCATCCAGGGCGCGCGGATCGCGGGTGCCCGGCGTATCGTCGCTGTCGACGTGCTGGAGGACAAGTTGCAGGTCGCCCGCGATTTCGGCGCCACCGACACCGTGCTGGCCGAGGGCAAGCCCTGGGCGGAGGTCAAGAAGATCCTGGGCCGGGGCGCCGATGCGGTGCTGGTCACGGTCGGCGTGGCGGAGGTCTACGACAAGGCGCCGCGCTATCTGGCCTGGGGCGGTCGCGTGATCATGGTGGGGATGCCGCATGGCGACAAGGTTTCCAGCTATTCGCCGCTGATCATGGCGGATGCCGGTCAGGGCATCGTCGGCTCCAAGATGGGCAACATGGTGATCAAGCGGGATATTCCCTGGATCGTGGACATGTACCGCCAGGGCCGGCTGAAGCTGGACGAGCTGATTTCCGGCCGCTGGACGCTGGATCAGATCAACGAGGCAATCGAGGACACGAAATCCGGCGCCGCCCGCCGCAACGTGATCATGATGAAATGA